Proteins encoded together in one Halomarina salina window:
- a CDS encoding GNAT family N-acetyltransferase codes for MTWRVRGFRPTDAAAVWEVHVQDLQDSMPFFSPSWATDLHDVERTYLRRGTFLVAEDDGDVVATGGFIPETDDTAWLRRVRVLPAWKGSDVGRELLAELERRARLHGYERVVVHTSEHFDTVNRLVDALGYEQVDRSHRPEWGGDVLYFEKSL; via the coding sequence ATGACGTGGAGGGTGAGGGGGTTCAGGCCGACGGACGCCGCAGCGGTGTGGGAGGTGCACGTGCAGGACCTGCAGGACTCCATGCCGTTCTTCTCGCCGTCGTGGGCGACCGACCTGCACGACGTCGAGCGGACCTACCTCCGTCGGGGAACGTTCCTGGTCGCCGAGGACGACGGCGACGTCGTCGCGACGGGCGGGTTCATCCCCGAGACCGACGACACGGCCTGGCTGCGACGCGTTCGGGTGCTCCCCGCCTGGAAGGGGAGCGATGTCGGCCGGGAACTGCTCGCGGAACTCGAACGGCGGGCGCGCCTCCACGGCTACGAGCGGGTGGTCGTCCACACGAGCGAGCACTTCGACACCGTGAACCGACTCGTCGACGCGCTGGGGTACGAGCAGGTCGACAGGAGCCATCGGCCGGAGTGGGGCGGTGACGTCCTCTACTTCGAGAAGTCGCTCTGA
- a CDS encoding class 1 fructose-bisphosphatase encodes MSTDHDHATAGHPVVDAVFTEVARIAPEVRESLLGRRTYEEGENPSGEQQLEADVYADELFEEALLALDGVGSYASEEREGLVEADDTSDDDYHCALDPLDGSSNVKPNNVMGTIVAVYDEPLPAGGDALVAAGFVLYGPLTTMVATCDGQVSEYTVVDGERRVSDTDLSLPDDPVVYGFGGRVPEWTDDFAGYVGLVEDELKLRYGGAMIGDVSQVLTYGGIFGYPMLRHHQQGKLRLLFEGLPVAAIIEAAGGRSSDGERSLLEKTPAELHERTPVFVGNEEYVERLELALE; translated from the coding sequence ATGAGCACCGACCACGACCACGCGACGGCCGGTCACCCGGTCGTCGACGCGGTGTTCACCGAGGTGGCACGCATCGCCCCCGAGGTCCGCGAGAGCCTCCTCGGCCGCCGGACATACGAAGAGGGAGAGAACCCCTCGGGCGAGCAACAGCTGGAGGCGGACGTCTACGCCGACGAACTGTTCGAGGAGGCGCTGCTCGCACTCGACGGCGTCGGGAGCTACGCCAGCGAGGAGCGGGAGGGACTCGTCGAAGCGGACGACACCTCCGACGACGACTACCACTGCGCGCTCGACCCGCTCGACGGGTCGTCGAACGTCAAGCCGAACAACGTGATGGGGACCATCGTCGCCGTCTACGACGAACCGCTCCCCGCTGGCGGCGACGCGCTCGTCGCCGCCGGGTTCGTGCTGTACGGCCCGCTGACGACGATGGTCGCCACCTGCGACGGGCAGGTGTCGGAGTACACCGTCGTCGACGGTGAACGCCGGGTCAGTGACACTGACCTGTCGCTCCCGGACGACCCCGTCGTCTACGGGTTCGGCGGGCGCGTCCCCGAGTGGACCGACGACTTCGCGGGCTACGTCGGCCTCGTCGAGGACGAACTGAAACTCCGCTACGGCGGCGCGATGATCGGCGACGTGAGCCAAGTGCTCACCTACGGTGGTATCTTCGGCTACCCGATGCTCCGCCACCACCAGCAGGGGAAGCTTCGACTCCTCTTCGAGGGCCTCCCCGTCGCGGCCATCATCGAGGCGGCTGGCGGGCGCTCCAGCGACGGCGAGCGGTCACTGCTGGAGAAGACGCCCGCCGAACTCCACGAGCGGACGCCCGTCTTCGTCGGCAACGAGGAGTACGTCGAGCGACTGGAACTCGCGCTGGAGTAG
- a CDS encoding 3-hydroxyacyl-CoA dehydrogenase family protein, with product MRGFDSIDRIGVVGAGTMGGGIAQVCAQQGYDVVVRDIEQEFLDRGFENIEDSLDRLVNSETLTREEADAARERLTGTTELSDLADCDFVVEAAVENMDIKQDIFADLDEAVPEDVVLATNTSTLSITTIASVTERPDLVVGLHFMNPVPVMKGVEVVTGEHTSEEVTSLAHGLAEALGKETWESDDKPGFVSNRILMPWINEGVRAFDEGVATKEDIDRGMKLGTNVPMGPLELADHIGLDICLDATETLHEELGDRYQPAYLLKRKVDAGDLGKKTGRGFYDYE from the coding sequence ATGCGTGGATTCGACTCCATCGACCGTATCGGCGTCGTCGGCGCGGGCACTATGGGCGGCGGCATCGCGCAGGTGTGCGCCCAGCAGGGCTACGACGTGGTCGTTCGAGACATCGAGCAGGAGTTCCTCGACCGCGGGTTCGAGAACATCGAGGACTCGCTGGACCGACTGGTGAACTCGGAGACGCTGACGCGCGAGGAGGCCGACGCCGCACGCGAGCGACTGACGGGGACGACCGAACTGTCGGACCTCGCGGACTGCGACTTCGTCGTCGAGGCGGCCGTCGAGAACATGGACATCAAACAGGACATCTTCGCGGACCTCGACGAGGCGGTGCCCGAGGACGTCGTCCTCGCCACGAACACCTCGACGCTCTCCATCACGACCATCGCCAGCGTCACCGAGCGCCCGGACCTCGTCGTCGGCCTGCACTTCATGAACCCCGTTCCGGTGATGAAGGGCGTCGAAGTCGTCACCGGCGAACACACGAGCGAAGAGGTGACGTCGCTGGCGCACGGCCTCGCGGAGGCCCTCGGTAAGGAGACCTGGGAGTCCGACGACAAGCCCGGCTTCGTCTCGAACCGCATCCTCATGCCGTGGATCAACGAGGGCGTCCGCGCGTTCGACGAGGGCGTCGCGACGAAGGAGGACATCGACCGCGGGATGAAACTCGGCACGAACGTCCCGATGGGACCGCTCGAACTCGCCGACCACATCGGCCTCGACATCTGTCTGGACGCGACCGAGACGCTCCACGAGGAACTGGGCGACCGCTACCAGCCCGCGTACCTGCTCAAGCGGAAGGTCGACGCAGGCGACCTGGGGAAGAAGACCGGTCGCGGCTTCTACGACTACGAGTAG
- a CDS encoding HAD family hydrolase — MTYAAVVLDNDGVLTELPNRETMWRAAERTFQRFDLSAPSGEQVRALVAGNVEAIRSLCQEHRIDASTFCYEAAAAAVREQKRELRDGLRTLYDDTSTLWNLDAPLGLVSDNQHETIRFILRFFGIEERFDAVYGNPYTPEGLHRMKPDPHYLDEALDDLGTRDALYVGDSAVDVEAAANAGVDSALVVRDDDAPDCEPTHRIESLGELSALV; from the coding sequence GTGACCTACGCCGCCGTCGTCCTCGACAACGACGGGGTGCTCACGGAGCTCCCCAACCGCGAGACGATGTGGCGGGCGGCCGAGCGGACGTTCCAGCGCTTCGACCTCTCCGCGCCGTCGGGCGAGCAGGTCCGGGCGCTCGTCGCCGGGAACGTCGAGGCCATCCGCTCGCTCTGTCAGGAGCACCGCATCGACGCCAGCACGTTCTGCTACGAGGCGGCCGCCGCCGCCGTCCGCGAGCAGAAACGCGAACTCCGCGACGGTCTGCGGACGCTGTACGACGACACCAGCACGCTCTGGAACCTCGACGCGCCGCTCGGCCTCGTCAGCGACAACCAGCACGAGACCATTCGGTTCATCCTCCGCTTCTTCGGCATCGAGGAGCGCTTCGACGCCGTCTACGGCAACCCGTACACGCCCGAGGGCCTGCACCGGATGAAACCCGACCCGCACTACCTCGACGAGGCCCTCGACGACCTGGGCACGCGCGACGCACTCTACGTCGGCGACTCCGCGGTCGACGTCGAGGCGGCCGCGAACGCGGGCGTCGACTCGGCGCTCGTCGTCCGCGACGACGACGCGCCCGACTGCGAACCGACCCACCGAATCGAGTCGCTCGGCGAACTGTCGGCGCTGGTCTGA
- a CDS encoding GNAT family N-acetyltransferase — protein MSHPTVRRYRPTDAAEVWDVHVRDLSGVLPVFSTDWVEDLHDVERVYLPTGDFLVVEADDGIVATGGLLPETDDTVRLVRVRVLPEWRETEVVADLLAELESLARGRGFDSVVLDTNERLAERNRAVESSGYELTDRRPLPEWGVDLLVYRKSLD, from the coding sequence GTGTCTCACCCGACCGTCAGGCGCTACCGACCGACGGACGCGGCCGAGGTGTGGGACGTCCACGTTCGGGACCTCTCGGGGGTGTTGCCGGTGTTCTCGACCGACTGGGTGGAGGACCTCCACGACGTCGAACGGGTGTACCTGCCGACGGGCGACTTCCTCGTCGTCGAAGCGGACGACGGCATCGTCGCGACGGGCGGGCTCCTCCCCGAGACCGACGACACCGTGCGACTGGTGCGCGTCCGCGTCCTGCCGGAGTGGCGGGAGACCGAGGTCGTCGCCGACCTCCTCGCGGAACTCGAAAGTCTGGCCCGTGGCCGTGGCTTCGACAGCGTCGTCCTCGACACGAACGAGCGTCTCGCGGAGCGCAACCGAGCGGTCGAGTCGAGCGGGTACGAACTGACCGACAGGAGACCGCTCCCCGAGTGGGGCGTCGACCTCCTCGTCTACCGGAAGTCGCTCGACTGA
- a CDS encoding class I fructose-bisphosphate aldolase, with translation MLPIDDSPLCRDGKALILAYDHGLEHGPVDFGDLPESADPERTFEAATHPAVTSVAVQKGIAEAYYPSYEDDVNLLLKLNGTSNLWMGEPDSAVNCTVDYAAELGASSVGFTVYGGSNNEIEMVEEFRDAQEAARDHDMPVVMWSYPRGQGLKNDTSDTTIAYAARLALELGADIAKVKYPGSKAGMEQAVQMAGPTKVVMSGGSKTSDREFLQSVKAVMDAGGKGLAVGRNVWQREDPEALLDSLEKVIFEEASVDAALE, from the coding sequence ATGCTACCCATCGACGACTCGCCGCTCTGTCGGGACGGGAAGGCGCTCATCCTCGCGTACGACCACGGCCTCGAACACGGGCCGGTCGACTTCGGGGACCTCCCGGAGAGCGCGGACCCCGAACGCACGTTCGAGGCGGCGACCCACCCCGCCGTCACGTCCGTCGCCGTCCAGAAGGGCATCGCGGAGGCGTACTACCCGTCGTACGAGGACGACGTGAACCTCCTGTTGAAGCTCAACGGCACGTCGAACCTCTGGATGGGCGAACCCGATTCGGCAGTCAACTGCACGGTCGACTACGCCGCCGAACTCGGCGCGTCGTCGGTCGGCTTCACCGTCTACGGCGGGTCGAACAACGAGATCGAGATGGTCGAGGAGTTCCGCGACGCCCAGGAGGCCGCCCGCGACCACGACATGCCCGTCGTCATGTGGTCGTACCCGCGCGGTCAGGGCCTGAAGAACGATACGAGCGACACGACCATCGCGTACGCGGCCCGTCTCGCCCTCGAACTCGGTGCGGACATTGCCAAGGTGAAGTACCCTGGCAGCAAGGCGGGGATGGAGCAGGCGGTGCAGATGGCCGGTCCCACCAAGGTCGTCATGTCCGGCGGGTCGAAGACCAGCGACCGCGAGTTCCTCCAGTCGGTGAAAGCCGTGATGGACGCTGGCGGGAAGGGTCTCGCCGTCGGCCGGAACGTCTGGCAGCGCGAGGACCCGGAGGCGCTGCTCGACTCGCTGGAGAAGGTCATCTTCGAGGAGGCCTCTGTCGACGCGGCCCTCGAATGA
- a CDS encoding SDR family NAD(P)-dependent oxidoreductase gives METPLYESLDGQVALVTGATRGIGAAVAAGLVDLGATVYAGARNADDVTAVDQRPIRLDVTEDATVEAAVDRVDDEAGRLDVLVNNAGVAPPNVPLHETTTADIDATLSVNLRGPMVVTRAALPLLLDGVGGRVVNVSSGDGAFEDPQEGYHGVAGPGYPSYRVSKAGLNGFTRYLDGEYASDGLVANAVCPGAVRTDMGSDDAPRTPAEGAATPLWLARFTPEGPSGSFWRDRERIPW, from the coding sequence ATGGAGACGCCGCTGTACGAATCACTGGACGGTCAGGTCGCACTCGTCACCGGGGCGACGAGGGGCATCGGAGCGGCGGTGGCCGCTGGACTCGTCGACCTGGGGGCGACCGTCTACGCCGGTGCCCGGAACGCGGACGACGTGACGGCAGTCGACCAGAGGCCGATACGACTCGACGTCACCGAGGACGCGACCGTCGAGGCTGCCGTCGACCGAGTCGACGACGAAGCGGGGCGACTCGACGTCCTCGTCAACAACGCCGGCGTCGCCCCGCCGAACGTTCCGCTCCACGAGACCACCACCGCCGACATCGACGCGACGCTCTCGGTGAACCTGCGCGGGCCGATGGTCGTCACGAGGGCGGCACTCCCCCTCCTGCTCGACGGCGTCGGCGGCCGAGTGGTCAACGTGTCGAGCGGCGACGGCGCGTTCGAGGACCCACAGGAGGGGTACCACGGCGTCGCCGGCCCCGGCTACCCGTCCTATCGGGTGTCGAAGGCGGGACTCAACGGGTTCACGCGCTACCTCGACGGCGAGTACGCGTCCGACGGACTCGTCGCGAACGCGGTCTGTCCGGGGGCGGTTCGGACGGACATGGGGAGCGACGACGCGCCGCGAACACCTGCCGAGGGAGCAGCGACGCCGCTCTGGTTGGCGAGGTTCACACCGGAGGGTCCGAGCGGGTCGTTCTGGCGTGACAGGGAACGGATTCCGTGGTAG
- a CDS encoding acyl-CoA dehydrogenase — protein MDFSFSPEQKQIEEMVTEFVDEEIVPRAADIDHDDEFPHDLVGEMGDLGLMGMPFPEEYGGAGLDYHSYALGLAEISRGSGGVGTIVAAHTSLAGNMLYEFGDEEQKQEYLTPLAEGTDIGAFALSEAQAGSDVPAMGTTAEREGDEYVVNGGKLWISNGSAADTVTLFAKTDPEAGNKGISSFVVRPEEDDGFIVEGTEDKLGDKGCPTAELRFDDLRIPADRRLGEEGRGFVHALKTLNGGRITIAARGVGIAQAALDEALAYSQQREQFDQPISEFQSIQHKLADMDTKTSAARLLMHQAADKKIRGEDFVKEAAQAKLYASEVSREVANEGIQIHGGYGYTKDFPAERFYRDAKLNEIYEGTSEVLRNTIAAQLLN, from the coding sequence ATGGACTTCAGCTTCTCGCCCGAGCAGAAGCAGATCGAGGAGATGGTCACGGAGTTCGTCGACGAGGAGATCGTCCCTCGCGCGGCGGACATCGACCACGACGACGAGTTCCCCCACGACCTCGTCGGCGAGATGGGCGACCTGGGCCTGATGGGGATGCCGTTCCCCGAGGAGTACGGCGGCGCGGGTCTCGACTACCACTCCTACGCGCTCGGTCTCGCCGAGATATCCCGCGGGTCGGGCGGCGTCGGCACCATCGTCGCCGCTCACACCTCGCTGGCGGGCAACATGCTCTACGAGTTCGGCGACGAGGAGCAGAAACAGGAGTACCTCACACCGCTGGCGGAAGGAACGGACATCGGCGCGTTCGCGCTCTCGGAGGCACAGGCCGGGAGCGACGTGCCCGCGATGGGCACCACGGCGGAACGAGAGGGCGACGAGTACGTCGTCAACGGCGGCAAACTGTGGATATCGAACGGCTCGGCCGCCGACACGGTGACGCTGTTCGCGAAGACCGACCCAGAGGCCGGGAACAAGGGCATCTCCTCGTTCGTCGTGCGACCCGAGGAGGACGACGGCTTCATCGTCGAGGGGACGGAGGACAAACTCGGCGACAAGGGCTGTCCGACCGCGGAACTCCGGTTCGACGACCTGCGCATCCCCGCCGACCGGCGACTCGGCGAGGAGGGGCGCGGGTTCGTCCACGCGCTGAAGACGCTCAACGGCGGGCGTATCACCATCGCCGCCCGCGGCGTCGGCATCGCGCAGGCCGCCCTCGACGAGGCGCTGGCGTACTCCCAGCAGCGCGAGCAGTTCGACCAGCCCATCAGCGAGTTCCAGAGCATCCAGCACAAACTCGCGGACATGGACACGAAGACCAGCGCGGCCCGCCTCCTGATGCACCAGGCCGCGGACAAGAAGATACGCGGCGAGGACTTCGTGAAGGAGGCCGCGCAGGCGAAACTGTACGCCTCGGAAGTGTCCCGCGAGGTGGCGAACGAGGGGATCCAGATCCACGGCGGGTACGGCTACACCAAGGACTTCCCCGCCGAGCGGTTCTACCGCGACGCGAAACTCAACGAGATATACGAGGGGACCAGCGAGGTCCTCCGCAACACCATCGCCGCGCAGTTGCTGAACTGA